In Planctomycetia bacterium, one DNA window encodes the following:
- a CDS encoding protein BatD yields the protein MRRSAFFIRMFALITAIPAAWGTTPVRAQEISASINTTQALMGETLIVQVQVKNPKQASAPEAPKTDDFEIQMSGAGPQQSSSTYIINNKRWTDVTYTYTFTARPKRAGRLVLPPFRFREGGAVFATEPITVQVSRHIGGELLLAEVQSRLTRAYVGQPVDLTLEVWVKQYERDGFRLDVSDMWTLLMRNQQLNSLGVFEKVATPKWKPGQRTDEAGKTHEYFVYLLETTVYPERPGPFDFGSIALGMNYPITLRRDVFGRISIDRDRVVQVTAKTPSLEILPVPTQGRPADFNGAIGRFTVTATAKPTEVAVGDPITLTLAIRGSGTPLERLSAPKLANVSELTKDFDVPLESPAGEVEGDRKLFSVTLRPLREDVTQIPSLPLSYFDPDTEKFATARTKALPIRVKPAEKLALPTQLGSPGDARPMIAQPTEATEGLIANFTNPADVLVNQSLSVGPAGWSLLTACPLAYVAAWLATRRLRRLASDDKVRRSSQAYGTAKRRLASGANDDPASLRTALSAYIADKFRSDGTGLTRAEAVALLRARGVKDELVSEVDRLLEALETAEYGGGLAAQDAKDIGPMRVRAIIDTLETVRVR from the coding sequence ATGCGGCGATCAGCTTTCTTCATCAGAATGTTCGCGCTGATCACAGCGATTCCCGCCGCGTGGGGGACGACGCCGGTCCGCGCGCAGGAAATCAGCGCGAGCATCAACACGACGCAGGCGCTGATGGGGGAGACGCTGATTGTTCAGGTGCAGGTCAAGAACCCCAAGCAGGCCTCCGCTCCCGAAGCGCCGAAGACGGACGACTTCGAAATTCAAATGTCCGGCGCCGGGCCGCAGCAATCCAGCTCCACTTATATCATCAACAACAAACGATGGACCGATGTGACGTACACCTACACCTTCACCGCACGGCCAAAACGGGCGGGCCGGCTGGTGTTGCCGCCGTTTCGCTTTCGCGAGGGTGGGGCGGTCTTCGCGACCGAACCGATCACGGTACAGGTCAGCCGGCACATCGGCGGTGAGTTGTTGCTGGCGGAAGTGCAGTCGCGTCTGACGCGTGCCTACGTCGGCCAGCCGGTCGACCTGACGCTGGAGGTGTGGGTCAAGCAATACGAGCGGGACGGATTTCGCCTCGACGTGAGCGACATGTGGACGCTGCTGATGCGCAATCAGCAGCTCAACTCGCTCGGCGTGTTCGAGAAAGTAGCAACGCCCAAATGGAAGCCCGGCCAGCGCACCGACGAAGCCGGCAAGACGCACGAGTACTTCGTGTACCTGCTGGAGACAACGGTCTACCCAGAGCGGCCCGGGCCGTTCGACTTCGGCAGCATCGCGCTGGGGATGAATTATCCCATCACATTGCGGCGCGATGTCTTCGGGCGAATCTCCATCGATCGCGATCGCGTGGTGCAGGTGACGGCAAAGACGCCGAGCCTGGAAATCCTCCCGGTCCCAACTCAAGGTCGGCCCGCGGACTTCAACGGGGCCATCGGCCGATTCACCGTCACGGCGACGGCCAAACCAACGGAAGTAGCCGTCGGCGATCCGATCACGTTGACCTTGGCAATCCGCGGCAGCGGCACGCCATTGGAACGACTGAGTGCGCCAAAATTGGCAAACGTCAGTGAATTGACGAAGGACTTCGACGTGCCCCTGGAGTCCCCCGCTGGTGAAGTCGAAGGCGATCGCAAGCTGTTCTCCGTCACCCTTCGCCCGCTGCGCGAAGACGTGACGCAGATTCCGTCGCTCCCGTTGAGCTACTTCGACCCGGACACCGAGAAGTTCGCCACGGCAAGAACCAAGGCACTCCCCATCCGCGTCAAGCCCGCCGAAAAGCTCGCGCTGCCGACGCAGCTCGGCTCACCCGGCGACGCGCGCCCCATGATCGCCCAGCCGACCGAGGCCACCGAAGGTCTGATCGCCAATTTCACCAATCCAGCCGATGTCCTTGTAAACCAGAGCCTCTCCGTCGGACCGGCAGGATGGAGTCTTCTAACGGCATGTCCTCTTGCATACGTGGCGGCATGGCTGGCGACGCGCCGCTTACGGCGTCTGGCGAGCGACGACAAAGTTCGGCGCTCATCCCAAGCGTATGGTACGGCCAAACGCAGACTGGCGTCAGGTGCGAACGACGACCCGGCCTCGCTGCGAACGGCTTTGTCGGCTTACATTGCCGACAAGTTCAGAAGCGATGGCACGGGCCTGACCCGCGCCGAGGCGGTGGCGTTGCTTCGGGCGCGCGGCGTCAAAGACGAGCTTGTCTCGGAGGTGGATCGACTGTTGGAAGCCCTCGAAACGGCGGAGTACGGCGGTGGACTGGCGGCACAGGACGCCAAGGACATCGGGCCCATGCGGGTTCGCGCGATCATTGATACGTTGGAAACGGTACGCGTGCGATGA
- a CDS encoding SEC-C domain-containing protein codes for MASDDAMPALFLVLMLVAFGTAAMVGLMLVNRAARVRQRDRILAEHYLRLGRIAPEAPCPCGSGRVYFDCCRNRDVVRLRDEVIDMCWRLWAHKSYPGRRRASTLKHRLEDHPLPRPALPPWVEQPEAYRFPIPDEVLRAWRPSPAAAPAAQKREDDSVL; via the coding sequence GTGGCATCAGACGATGCAATGCCAGCGCTGTTCCTGGTTCTGATGCTTGTTGCGTTCGGCACAGCGGCGATGGTTGGCCTCATGCTGGTCAATCGGGCCGCGCGGGTCCGGCAGCGCGACCGGATTCTGGCCGAGCACTATCTCCGCCTGGGGCGGATCGCACCGGAAGCGCCGTGTCCATGCGGATCGGGGAGGGTTTATTTTGACTGCTGTCGCAATCGTGATGTCGTCAGGCTGCGCGATGAAGTCATCGACATGTGCTGGAGGCTTTGGGCGCACAAGTCCTACCCCGGCCGACGCCGCGCCAGCACGTTGAAGCATCGGCTGGAAGATCACCCCCTGCCCCGCCCCGCCCTGCCGCCCTGGGTGGAGCAGCCCGAAGCCTACCGATTTCCTATTCCGGACGAAGTATTGCGAGCCTGGCGCCCCTCCCCCGCCGCCGCCCCGGCCGCGCAGAAGCGAGAAGACGATTCAGTTCTTTGA
- a CDS encoding VWA domain-containing protein, whose product MDDFKLDNVRQLQWLLLVGVCAAVFAYGIAMKTASLRAFVSARLAPVLAPHVSQSRQIVRAGMVLGAMILMIVGLTGPRWGTYYDDVQQRRLDLVICLDVSRSMLAEDAGMSRLDRAKDDIRRLMDQIGGGMVGLVAFAGRAELVCPLTDDYEYYRLALDDVGIHSVSVGGTNIGEAIRAAVKTFGDSSPRQRAIILMTDGEDHGELAVVEAKRAREAGIAVHAVGIGDDDKGALIPIDRNGQRTYLKYEDEQVWSKLNPVRLKEIVAAGGGEYQPSRQVTPRQRTLEWLYTERLAPKEERTNEDRKVARQYARSHWFSALALALLLMECVVSERRGGASRRNAKAEGARE is encoded by the coding sequence ATGGATGATTTCAAACTGGACAACGTCAGGCAATTGCAGTGGCTGCTGCTCGTTGGCGTCTGCGCCGCGGTGTTCGCGTATGGCATTGCGATGAAAACGGCATCGCTGCGGGCGTTTGTCTCCGCGCGGCTCGCGCCGGTGCTGGCGCCGCACGTAAGCCAATCGCGGCAGATCGTTCGCGCGGGGATGGTGCTTGGAGCGATGATTCTAATGATCGTGGGGCTGACGGGCCCGCGCTGGGGAACTTACTATGACGACGTTCAGCAGCGCCGGCTGGATCTGGTGATTTGTCTTGATGTGTCGCGCAGCATGTTGGCCGAAGACGCCGGCATGTCGCGATTGGATCGAGCCAAGGACGACATTCGCCGGTTGATGGATCAGATCGGCGGCGGGATGGTCGGCCTCGTCGCGTTCGCCGGCCGTGCGGAGCTGGTCTGTCCGTTGACGGACGATTACGAATACTACCGTTTGGCGCTGGACGACGTGGGGATCCACAGCGTCTCCGTCGGCGGGACGAACATCGGCGAGGCGATTCGCGCGGCGGTTAAGACATTCGGAGATTCGTCGCCGCGGCAGCGCGCGATCATCTTGATGACCGACGGCGAAGATCACGGCGAACTGGCCGTCGTCGAGGCGAAGCGCGCGCGCGAGGCGGGTATCGCGGTCCATGCCGTGGGAATCGGCGACGACGACAAGGGGGCCTTGATCCCCATCGACCGCAACGGTCAGCGGACCTATCTCAAGTATGAAGACGAGCAGGTTTGGTCGAAGCTGAATCCGGTGCGGTTGAAGGAGATCGTCGCGGCGGGCGGCGGCGAATATCAGCCAAGCCGTCAGGTAACACCTCGCCAGCGCACGCTGGAATGGCTTTACACGGAGCGGCTCGCGCCGAAAGAGGAACGAACGAACGAAGACCGCAAAGTGGCCCGTCAATATGCACGATCGCACTGGTTCTCGGCGCTGGCGCTGGCGCTGTTGCTGATGGAGTGCGTGGTGTCCGAGCGGCGAGGCGGAGCGAGCCGGCGTAACGCGAAAGCCGAAGGGGCACGGGAATGA
- a CDS encoding tetratricopeptide repeat protein, translated as MTHQRSVVRNRRCIACRAAVLVVMVLAGFQSSVEADEAARKAYDAVKEGNQLLAEEKFVEALKAYDRAAALSPDSPQVAYNRGLALYRLGKFEAARKAFQDAIKPSHPEIEARAKYNLGRTAHAEAMEHASEPKQAIEDLSRAINFYQDALRLDPKQTDPDAQKNLSLAERLRAYFQKRLEQQQPPQPQPSSQPSSQPQDPQPQPTTSRSQTSQPASQPTSGKSESADEPEKNEQESQEGSEGQEQNQDGEQDDSESQKGSDQKESESQKQPSADRQDGSDQASGQQDETQKEQKSSANPEQKTDRDDRLREEEIQPMLQEARDAEKARREARRMKMMRQRGRTAVPKDW; from the coding sequence ATGACTCATCAACGATCGGTTGTTCGAAATCGCCGTTGCATCGCATGCCGCGCTGCCGTGCTGGTCGTGATGGTGCTGGCCGGATTCCAATCCAGCGTCGAAGCAGACGAAGCCGCGCGGAAGGCGTACGACGCCGTGAAAGAGGGGAACCAGCTGCTCGCCGAGGAGAAATTTGTTGAGGCGTTGAAGGCATACGACAGGGCAGCCGCGCTCTCGCCGGATTCGCCGCAGGTGGCCTACAACCGCGGATTGGCGCTGTATCGCCTCGGCAAATTCGAAGCCGCGCGCAAGGCGTTTCAGGATGCAATCAAGCCGAGCCACCCCGAGATCGAGGCGCGAGCCAAATACAACCTCGGGCGCACGGCCCATGCCGAAGCGATGGAACATGCGAGCGAGCCGAAGCAGGCGATTGAGGATCTCTCGCGCGCGATCAATTTCTATCAGGACGCCCTGCGACTTGATCCCAAACAAACCGATCCCGACGCCCAGAAAAACCTTTCGCTGGCCGAGCGCCTCCGCGCGTACTTCCAGAAACGCCTCGAGCAGCAGCAGCCTCCGCAACCGCAGCCATCGTCCCAACCTTCCAGCCAGCCGCAGGATCCGCAACCGCAGCCGACAACGTCGCGTTCGCAGACCAGCCAGCCCGCATCGCAGCCGACGTCGGGAAAGTCAGAATCAGCGGACGAACCTGAAAAAAACGAGCAGGAATCGCAGGAAGGAAGCGAGGGGCAGGAGCAGAATCAGGATGGGGAGCAGGACGATTCAGAGTCGCAGAAGGGTAGCGATCAGAAAGAATCAGAGTCCCAGAAGCAGCCTAGCGCGGATAGGCAAGACGGTTCCGATCAGGCATCGGGTCAGCAGGACGAAACGCAGAAGGAGCAGAAGTCGTCGGCCAATCCGGAGCAGAAGACGGACCGCGACGATAGACTACGCGAGGAAGAGATTCAGCCGATGCTTCAAGAGGCGCGCGACGCGGAAAAGGCACGACGCGAGGCGCGGCGGATGAAGATGATGCGCCAGCGCGGGCGCACGGCGGTTCCCAAGGATTGGTGA
- a CDS encoding VWA domain-containing protein, whose translation MIQLANSWLLGLALFVPVVWWAYRRRRGRAMVQFSDVSVLVQAGAARRARWRATLPLLRTLTVLLLVLSVARPQKADEQTRVQTEGIAIQLVVDRSGSMREPFGERNGRRISRLEVVKDVVREFVEGNKTGLAGRRDDLIGLIVFARYPDTECPLTRDHQHVIRALGEVQPPATRDEDGTAIGDALLLAVERIRNIERRFQKSDDYKVKSRVIVLLTDGEQNAGKYEPEKAAQAAAALGVKVYTIGAMADYVEQQSLFGQTMRIPVQINDEPLKKVAELTGGRYFRARDEQALAQVYAEIDKLERSAIDETRYYLMTELSYNWLTWGTLQLPPPLLLAMVLLALEVVLAQTRLRTIP comes from the coding sequence GTGATTCAACTGGCAAACTCGTGGCTCTTGGGCCTGGCGCTGTTCGTGCCGGTGGTCTGGTGGGCGTACCGTCGGCGCCGGGGTCGCGCGATGGTGCAATTCTCCGACGTGTCGGTGCTCGTGCAGGCGGGGGCTGCGCGGCGCGCACGCTGGCGCGCGACGTTGCCGTTGCTTCGCACGCTGACGGTGCTGTTGCTGGTGTTGTCGGTGGCACGACCGCAAAAAGCGGATGAGCAAACGCGCGTTCAGACGGAAGGCATCGCGATCCAACTGGTGGTTGATCGGTCGGGAAGCATGCGCGAGCCGTTTGGTGAGCGAAACGGACGGCGCATCTCGCGTTTAGAGGTCGTGAAGGACGTGGTGCGGGAGTTCGTTGAGGGAAACAAGACGGGACTGGCCGGTCGGCGCGATGATCTGATCGGCCTGATTGTTTTTGCGCGCTATCCTGACACGGAATGCCCGCTGACGCGCGATCATCAGCATGTCATTCGGGCCTTGGGCGAAGTGCAGCCGCCCGCCACGCGCGACGAGGACGGCACGGCCATCGGCGACGCGCTGCTGCTGGCGGTCGAGCGGATCCGCAACATAGAGCGGCGGTTTCAGAAATCGGACGATTACAAAGTCAAGAGCCGGGTGATTGTGCTGCTGACCGACGGCGAACAGAACGCCGGCAAATATGAGCCGGAAAAGGCGGCGCAAGCGGCGGCGGCGCTCGGCGTAAAGGTGTACACGATCGGCGCCATGGCCGATTACGTCGAACAACAAAGCCTGTTCGGGCAGACGATGCGGATTCCGGTCCAGATCAACGACGAGCCTCTGAAGAAGGTGGCGGAGCTGACCGGTGGCCGGTATTTCCGTGCTCGAGATGAACAAGCCCTGGCGCAGGTGTATGCCGAGATAGACAAATTGGAGCGTAGCGCGATCGACGAGACCCGGTATTACCTGATGACGGAACTGTCGTACAACTGGCTGACGTGGGGCACCTTGCAGTTGCCGCCGCCGCTGTTGCTGGCGATGGTGTTGCTGGCTCTGGAAGTCGTTCTGGCGCAGACACGCCTGCGCACGATCCCCTGA
- a CDS encoding TerC family protein, producing MEFWLWGGFVAFVLIMLALDLGVLNRKAHVVNTREALIWAGFCVFLALMFNVFLYFAYDRNWFDIATRGGTLSGKAAAMQFFTGWLIEQSLSLDNIFVIALIFQYFSVPRIHQHRTLFWGIIGALAMRMAMILAGAALIQRFTWTIYVFGVLLLYTAVKMYRSQDEAVEPNRNPLVKLARKLYPVTDEFHGEKFFVRVDGRRAITPLFLVLLVIESTDLLFAVDSIPAIFAITKDPFIVFTSNVFAILNLRSLYFVLASMLEKFKYLKPSLVFVLAYVGVKMLVSHHYHIPTAFSLAVIIGILAVGILASVISSQREKSRSA from the coding sequence ATGGAATTCTGGCTGTGGGGTGGATTTGTCGCGTTCGTACTCATTATGCTCGCCCTGGACTTGGGTGTGCTGAATCGCAAGGCCCATGTTGTCAACACGCGGGAGGCGCTGATCTGGGCGGGGTTCTGTGTCTTTCTCGCGCTGATGTTCAATGTCTTTCTGTACTTCGCCTACGACCGCAACTGGTTCGACATCGCCACGCGCGGCGGCACGCTCTCGGGCAAGGCGGCCGCGATGCAGTTCTTCACCGGATGGCTGATCGAACAATCGTTGAGCCTCGACAACATTTTTGTCATCGCGCTGATTTTTCAATACTTCTCGGTGCCGCGCATTCACCAGCACCGCACGCTCTTCTGGGGCATCATCGGCGCGCTCGCCATGCGCATGGCGATGATCCTCGCCGGGGCGGCGCTCATCCAGCGATTCACCTGGACCATCTATGTGTTCGGGGTTCTGCTATTATATACAGCTGTAAAGATGTACCGCTCGCAGGACGAGGCCGTCGAGCCGAATCGCAACCCGCTGGTGAAGCTGGCGCGAAAGCTGTACCCCGTCACGGACGAATTCCACGGCGAGAAGTTCTTCGTACGCGTGGATGGCCGCCGGGCGATCACGCCGCTCTTTCTCGTCCTGCTGGTGATTGAGAGCACCGACCTGCTGTTCGCGGTGGATTCCATCCCGGCGATCTTCGCGATCACCAAGGACCCCTTCATTGTGTTCACGTCCAATGTTTTCGCGATTCTGAACCTGCGGTCGCTCTATTTCGTATTAGCCAGTATGCTGGAGAAGTTCAAGTATCTCAAGCCGAGTCTTGTCTTCGTGCTGGCATACGTCGGCGTCAAGATGCTGGTGTCGCATCACTATCACATTCCGACGGCGTTCTCGCTGGCCGTCATCATCGGCATCCTCGCGGTCGGCATCCTCGCGTCGGTGATCAGCAGCCAGCGCGAGAAGAGCCGGAGCGCCTGA
- a CDS encoding DUF58 domain-containing protein, whose translation MTPNELLKKIRRIHIRTMHMADDVFAGQYHSAFKGQGMEFEEVREYQPGDEIRSIDWNVTARQGRPFIKRFREERELTVMLLVDVSASQEFGSRDQLKRELAAEIGATLAFSAIKNNDKVGLIGFSDRIERYIKPDKGTRHVLWVIRELLALEPQGRGTDLAGALDYMNRVLRRRSVVFVVSDFLAGPFEKPLRAARRRHDVISIAVSDEREREWPKTRFVELVDSETGQWVTVDASSRSFREEIRRRAETAIAARRELFKRMRADCIELQTGQSIAEPLTRFFRAREARL comes from the coding sequence ATGACGCCCAACGAACTATTGAAGAAGATCCGCCGGATTCACATCCGGACGATGCACATGGCCGACGACGTGTTCGCCGGGCAGTACCACAGCGCCTTCAAGGGTCAGGGCATGGAGTTCGAGGAGGTGCGCGAATACCAGCCCGGCGACGAGATACGAAGCATCGACTGGAACGTCACGGCGCGGCAGGGGCGACCCTTCATCAAGCGGTTTCGTGAAGAACGCGAGCTGACGGTGATGCTGCTGGTCGATGTGAGCGCATCGCAGGAGTTCGGCAGCCGCGATCAGCTTAAGCGTGAACTGGCGGCGGAGATCGGGGCAACGCTGGCGTTCAGCGCGATCAAGAACAACGACAAAGTCGGGCTGATTGGTTTTTCGGATCGCATCGAGCGTTACATCAAGCCGGACAAGGGCACGCGGCATGTGCTGTGGGTCATCCGCGAATTGCTGGCGCTGGAGCCGCAAGGCCGCGGGACGGACCTCGCGGGAGCGCTGGATTACATGAATCGCGTGTTGCGCCGGCGAAGCGTCGTGTTCGTGGTAAGCGACTTTCTTGCAGGGCCGTTTGAGAAGCCCTTGCGTGCGGCGCGGCGGCGTCACGATGTCATCTCCATCGCCGTCAGCGATGAGCGCGAGCGCGAATGGCCCAAGACGCGATTCGTGGAGCTGGTCGACAGCGAGACGGGACAGTGGGTCACAGTGGACGCGTCGAGCCGGTCGTTTCGCGAAGAGATTCGACGACGCGCCGAAACGGCCATTGCGGCACGACGAGAGTTGTTCAAGCGGATGCGCGCCGACTGCATCGAATTACAGACCGGCCAGTCCATCGCCGAACCGTTGACGCGATTCTTTCGAGCACGGGAGGCGCGGCTGTGA
- a CDS encoding MoxR family ATPase codes for MIKAASEPFARLRAAMHQVIVGQESLIDHLLVGLLANGHMLLEGVPGLAKTLSVTCLARGIQTGFSRIQFTPDLLPADVIGTLIYQPQQGTFTVKKGPIFSNIILADEINRAPAKVQSALLEAMQERQVTIGDETFALPEPFLVLATQNPIEQEGTYPLPEAQVDRFMFKVTVTYPSREQERQILDRMATTSPDWSIEPVMQPGDIIKARQAVDEIYIDDKIKDYVVSLVIATRDPSSYGLNIKHLIQYGASPRATIMLTLGAKARAFLAGRGFVTPQDVKDVAPGILRHRVIITYEAEAEEMTSDAIIKQILDHVPVP; via the coding sequence ATGATCAAGGCGGCCAGCGAACCCTTCGCACGGCTGCGCGCGGCCATGCATCAGGTGATCGTCGGGCAGGAATCGCTGATCGACCATCTCCTGGTCGGGCTGCTCGCCAACGGCCACATGCTGCTCGAAGGCGTGCCCGGCTTGGCGAAGACGCTCTCGGTGACATGCCTCGCGCGGGGCATCCAGACGGGATTTTCGCGTATTCAATTCACGCCCGATCTGCTCCCGGCTGACGTGATCGGTACGCTGATTTACCAGCCGCAGCAGGGGACGTTTACGGTCAAGAAGGGGCCGATCTTCTCGAACATCATCCTCGCGGATGAGATCAATCGCGCGCCCGCAAAGGTGCAAAGCGCGCTGCTGGAGGCAATGCAGGAGCGTCAGGTCACAATCGGAGACGAGACGTTCGCGTTGCCGGAGCCGTTTCTCGTGCTGGCGACGCAGAATCCGATCGAACAGGAAGGGACCTACCCGCTGCCCGAGGCGCAGGTCGACCGGTTCATGTTCAAGGTGACGGTGACGTATCCCAGTCGCGAACAGGAGCGGCAGATTCTGGATCGCATGGCGACAACCTCGCCGGACTGGTCGATCGAGCCGGTCATGCAGCCGGGTGACATCATCAAGGCGCGCCAGGCGGTGGACGAAATTTACATTGATGACAAAATCAAGGATTACGTGGTGAGCCTCGTGATCGCGACGCGCGATCCCTCGTCGTATGGGTTGAACATCAAGCACCTGATCCAATACGGTGCATCGCCGCGCGCGACGATCATGCTGACGCTGGGGGCCAAGGCGCGGGCGTTCCTGGCGGGGCGGGGCTTCGTCACGCCGCAGGATGTGAAAGACGTCGCTCCGGGAATCCTCCGCCATCGCGTCATCATTACGTATGAAGCGGAGGCGGAAGAGATGACCAGCGACGCGATCATCAAGCAGATCCTGGATCACGTTCCTGTTCCATGA